The following is a genomic window from Xiphophorus couchianus chromosome 5, X_couchianus-1.0, whole genome shotgun sequence.
TTGGAGTGAGACCACTGGTGAAATCCGCTATCTTATCCTAGATCCACATTACACTGGAGCAGAGGACCTTCCGGTTATCACAGAGAAGGTAGCAGCTACAGAAAGCCACCATTTCAGATATATCTGTGAACTGAATAACATTTCATATGCAAGTCGTGATCTTAACGTGAATGTTGACTTCCACAGGGCTGGTGTGGCTGGAAAGGACCAGACTTTTGGGATCAAACTGCATATTACAACCTCTGTTTGCCCCAGAGGCCGAGAGTGATTTGAGCAAATGGACAAATCAAATTTGAGATGTAACAGTATGgactgtttatttaaataattttggctGAGCTGGTAATCGCATAGCCAGaaagaaatgttaatattttgtctATTCCAAAGAATTTcttcattctttaaaaatattgttttgctcactttaattaaaaactttagaaaaaaaaaggattttcacTTTGCCTTGTTTGTATGTCTCATTGTCTCCAGTAAGTCGGAGGTATGATCCTGTTTGTCTACAAAAATTTCTCTCAATCCATCCCTATTTCTAAACTGGCATATAAAGGTTTTATGAGTAGTCAGGTTTATAGAACAGAGTGGCCCAGTACTATTGTCCTAGGACGTCAGTATCCCATGAGGGTATCACTTATGTGTTTAACTATGTAGTAAATAGTAAAACCATGACAAATTGTAATTTCAGGGGACGCACCTTCAGATAATCCCCTGTCTTGTTAAAGGAGATGTTCTTGATGCTGTTAAGCAGAATAGATTcccaagcaaaaataaacaaaaaaacccacctgtgtttTGTATCCTACGTTAGTATTCATATTTGTCCAAAGTCTTTTACAGCAAAGATGCTTATCTcctggagttttattttgaatttatttgcttGAGCAGTTTAATGTTGAACATACGGTGTCTTTAATGGTATAACATAAAGCTCTTTACATTGTAGATTCTCAAAATTTTTTAAAGGAGGttctgaataaatatttgctaGTTTGTGGTGGTTGAATTAAATCAACATACACATTAACAACGAGTagttaataaatgtaatatcaACAGTAAAGATATTTCCATTGGCAATACTTTGGCCTATATAAAAATATccatatttgcccatttatttaaaaaaaaaaaatcattcgcATTCGTTTAAGAttgtatatatattgttttaccTGGACAGGCCATTTAAATAATCTCGTGACAGGTTTTTAACAAAAAGCCCAAATAAAAACTgcggtttttattttttatttaggcttttttttgtgtgtaaaatacTATAAAACAACTGCGACAGACTAGCGACCTgtctctcgcccggaacgttagcgaGAGACAGCCAACACTAAGGGACAAAGGTGTACagaaaacggatggatggactatAAAACAATCTCGTGTCTACCCAAACCCCAGTCTCCCATTCACTGTGTAACCGTTACCAGGAAATGACGTCACCTAGCTACTAGCAGCGTCGTCTGTTTGTGCGCACTGGCGACCTGGCGTAGTTTCCGGTGGTTTTAGTATTTGTCAAGCGAAATGGGTAGAGTAGGACGCCTGATCTGTATACAAGAGAAACGTTAAAACCTGTGCGCCGCAGTTCGACAGGTAAGACGCTACTTTGTTTTTTAGCCAAAGTAAACATCGTTGAGTTACCTACTATGGCCATGTCTGCCAACTGCTATATGTTTTAAGATGTTCAGATGTAGATTTTAGCTTTATCCcatgtaaaactttaaaatgtaagttACCTCTTGCAGTGGGTGCTGTAATCAGTGTCTGACATCTAGAAACGCTAAATAACTTTATgttaacattttagttttattaagtCGTGTCAACTTTTTTGAAGCGTTTCTGCCGAACCTTGGTCTACAGGTTACATTATCCTAAATTTGAACAAGAGCAGTTTGTTGCCAATATGGATAGTTTTACTTTAGCCATCACTTTGAATCGCATTTACCAGGATGGCTCAGTCCATCACCAAATTCTACAGTCATGATCAAAACCTTTGAGGCTGACAGAAATCAGTGTTTTACCACCAACTTTATATCACCACAGTTTTGTTACTGTGCTTTTGTAGGTTGCCATAAAGAGGGGTCAGCTAGATTGTGGATAAAtcaactgaaatgaaaaagagaGGGGGGTGTTCCCCCTGCGTTTTAGCTCTGTCACAATATGGCTTGTAAAAAAATCAGAGCACAGTTTTGATAAGGACTGGGCAGCTGCTATCACTCTACTATTCACATTCAGCTAGAAGAGCAGAACGGTTTGCTTGTTAAAATGCCTGAGACTATTCTTTTCTCATGGTTACCTCCAAGGACAAATGCTTTCATCATCATTTTGCATAACGTGGCTTCAGAGGCAAGACAGAGGTTGGTAATAGTATTGCACTCAACAATTTATTGAGTCATCCAGAACTTTAAGGAGAGAGAGACTCAGTTGTTGGGCTACAAGGTCCCCAAGAAAGTACTGCAGGTGCCAGGATTCAGCAAAGGGATTGGATCTCTAAAGATTACCATTGTGGCAAAGTTGTTTCAATTGACCTGCCTCTATCCAAAGAGAATACTTCAAAAATggtttcctcttttttaaatatagtttttatttaatcacataCATACTACTTTTGTGGTAGTAGCTAGCAAACACATGAGGGGAAGGCAACACACTCTAAATGTGTTGAAGTGTCATGCAAAGTTACTTAATctgtttcacataaaaaaaaaaaaactattccaACTTCAAATTAACATTGTGCTCACAATAACCTGCAGGTTCTGTCTTGGGGAAGGCTGCCATGTACACCTCTAGTGAACTGGAAGGGGAAGTGGACCACTCCTTTTTTGACAGTGATGGGGACTGTGGAAGAAATGttggagagaaaagagagaaggaCTTGAAGATGAAAAAGCGAATTTCAAGCACACTTCAGAGAGAATCTGTAAAACACTCTGGACATCTCGCTGTTGATCTGCACTCAAGGACTGAGAAGACAAAGAGACACTTGAAGGAAGTGGAAAACAAGAGTGGCAACAAAACTGATGCATCATCGATTTCTTTTATGCAGGATGAACCTATACATGAAGGCAAAGATGAGTTAAATCTGCACTCTAAAAGAGCCAGTGGAGCATTTATGACTATGCTAGCTGACATTCCAAATGATGGGGACAACCAGAGATGGAATGACACGAGAAAAAGTGCCTTAGCTTTCCCAGCTAACTCAAATGAGCAATTACCTAGAAAACTGGTCAAAAATCAGCATCCCAAAAATTCTCCTCCCACTTCAAATGAGGCCAGCACCGACGCAGATTCAGAGAGTTCTGTCAGCAGTCAGAGAGGTATTTTAAATTCCTCTAACCTCTCCAAACCCACCAAGTCTTTTGTACGCCGTAAAACAAGAGGGACCAGACGAGGCTCAACTGAATCTCAGGATTTGCCTAACATGAGCACAGATGAGTCAGATGGCTCAGTGACAGATGTGAGTCCCCTGTCTTCTCCTGATTCTGGCTCACTCCAGTCATTAAGTTCAGAGGCTGAGAAAGAAGGTCATGAAGCGCAGCAGGAGCCGAAAACTCTCCCCTCCGGTGCCTTCAGCAACGTTCATCAAGCAGTGGACTCAAATCCAGATTTGAATGAGTGTGAGTAATGCTTGCTGTGTTCTACCTACCTGTGCATCAGTAGATGCACATATCTCAGTAGGTTTGTACTTGTGGGTCGGTGGGTTGAGCAGCATTACGTGAGATGCTCAAAGCTGAGGATGTTGCGTAACCCCAGGATGCTTCGACTTGTCAACttgtgtctgctgtgttccttggacTTCTTGATGCTGTTTGCAACATCCGAGGCCTTCATAGAACAGCAGGatttattctgactttaatttacacacaggtggactctatttacAAATTAGGGAACTCCTGAaagcaaattttatttgcattttaattaggGGTTTTGAGATGAGGTTGAGTACAAAAGCATGCcagtttttgtattaaaaaaaatgtaatgaacaagtaaataaaacatgaataagtttgacaaatcatgacaaaatgtaaaaaagggaCTCTTGACTGAAAGACATGCCCTctgatgtacatttttttttacttttatgttgttttttgcatgtgtattatttttcagttaacCCAGCAGAGCATTGTTCACAAGCATGTTAAACACACGAACTGCTTTCTCCTCCTTCAGGTTCGTCTGGGTTAGAAAGCCATCTTGAGCAGAAAATGGTGCTCCAGATTTCTGGAGGGATTGTTCGGAAGAACTTCTCATTTTCCAACAGTGAGGTCCGCCGCATTGATATTGAGAACAAGCGTCTCCTTCAGGCACTGTCAAATATTTCATCAGGGTCCAGAGCAGAAAAGTTGTCAAAAAAGAGCACTTGTCCGCCCAAAGGCTCTTCAGTGACTTTTTACGCACATAATGCACAAAACAGGGACCGACAACAACGCCGCATTCAGCAAGAGAACCTGGTgagttgttttacattttgattgacatttttctgtcagtAACTGATTCActaagcaaacacacactcataaCCTTGTACTGTGTACAATGAATGCATGCATGTCTGTAGCTTGGCAACACCTGAGCTGATAACATCTAATTCAGCATCAACAGTTGCTGTCAAAATAACACATGTTAAGAGTCTTGATGTCATAAACCTAATCATGTTTTAGTGTACActgatgttttgtgtttttactgggAGGATTCCAGTTAATTATCAAGCACGTCCTCTCTTACTTAATCATGTAAGCTGTTTGTCTGTAGCGCTAAAAAACAGAGTGGAATGGTGTTTTGACCTGTGTTATACTGCTGCCTGTTCAAAAATAATGCAGAGcaactttttcatttaatcaatcaatcacgtTTATTTGGATAGCACATTTCACCAGCGAGGCCGTTCAACGTGCTTtacataacaaaacacaaaattacacaGTTATGAAGAAAGCAACATAAAGTCAACAATTGAACAACCATTACATTAAAGTGTGTGACTGTTTCAAAACAGGGAGCTATGTAATTGTTCTAAGTTGTTCTCAAGAGATCTGTGTGCGCCTAGCAACACCCTGTGACTTTTCCTGGCCTCCACTGTATCTGCTGTTTTACCTCTAAATGAAATTCATTGGAGACACTTGAAGCCGTATCTTCTCAGTGTTTATTATTGTACAGTCATTGTTCAGGCAGATGGTCCTGCTGTTCAGGCTGCAGGGTGCTCATTAATATAATTTACTTAAATGATTTGGAGGATTTTATCATGTTGACTATTAGTCACTACCTGACTCACCTTTCCACTGCAGCCAGCTCATTCTCACGACAGTGGAGTAGGGATCCCCTCTTAAATGTATCTTGCTGACtggatgttttacagtgtttaatCGTGATTTCATGAAATATATCCGTCATTAAGGTTTAGTTGAGGTTGGTCTGAGAACACACCCCTGAAAGCAGATACTGATGAACTTTGATAGCTTGCAGCAGGTGTCTGTCTTGCAGCCATACTACTGAGGAACATTATGAAACCTTTCTGCCTGCAGATTTTTCCAGTCTTCATATTTCTCCATCTATTTATTGTCTTATTTATCAATAACACTCACATTTAGATGATCAGCACTATTAGAAAATCTGTCTGGATTGAATTAATTGCTGGTAACTCACAGTGTGCTACAAAGTTATGATTCTTGATATTTTCACaggtttattacatttttcatatattcATAGTTGATCATAATTCTGGTAAAAGCTGTTAAAATAGGAGGCGCTTCAGTCGTTTTCAGGACAAACTGTTCACTCTGAAGTTCGTCTTGTGAGGAGTGCTTTTCGCCTCCTCTATTCTTAGAGTAGAGTAATTGAATCTGCCGTGTGGTCAGAGTATTCTCCGGCACATCACACTTGTAACACgcgtcatttagtttataaaaaactgaaaatgcgACTGGTTGATTAACTTTCAGGAGGTTTTTTAACTGTTATGTAAGTGCAATTGAATGAAAAATCTTATTCAATTTAATTCTCAGTTAATATGTAtatttaccgtattttccgcactataaggcgcaccttcaatgtatgacctattttaaaacttttttcatatataaggcgcatagaacagacgctacagtagaggctggggttatgttatgcatccattagatggagctgcgctaaagggaatgtcaacaaaacagtcagataggtcagtcaaactttattaatagattacaaaccagcgttctgaaaactctgttcattcccaaaatgcgTGACTGATTGCCTTGagtttaaactctgcgtcgtaagcatgtctcttaataggagccattttgggctctttacacaaacacacaaatggaaatgaaactGCACGCTTCGTGCAGTCATATATCCCAGCTTGCACCGCgcacttcttcttctacggAGGAAAATTAAGTcagcggctgcttaccgtagttgcgagacctgttgtggctcaatattggtccatatataaggcgcaccggattataaggcgctctgtcggcttttgagaaaatggaagggttttaggtgcgccttatagtgcggaaaatacggtgtATATGTTTTTATGCTGGAGCTTATTGTAGTCTATACACATTGCTTGCCAAGAAACCTTATTGAGTAGTCTTGGTTTTTGTGGTATATCTGACCTAAAGCATACAATATTATGTCATGCAGTTGAGTTGACGCTTTTTGCCTGGTTTTTAATTCAAGttcatacaaaatatatttctctatgttgtgtttttttgcacataAGTTGCTTttgtatgtttcttttaaaatattagataattttaaacaatttggCACAACAAATGTTGATTTAAGTGAAATTGTTTTGCTAATGtcaatttttcaaaatgatcattaaaaacacacacatacacactatACCTGTGAATATCAGATGTATTACCTTGttgggaaaaaatacattttatgtctCAGActtatttgttatgtttttcatgtttgcaAGTAAGCTAAATGAATTATCTTGTCTTTTTAATGGTCAGTGAAATAGCTGAGTCAGCATTTTAAAACTGGCTGTGCACTAAACGCTGATAAGGAGTTGATTACTCCATTTAGGAACCTTATTTTAGTGATTTACTTAAATGAAACCTCAGTCATTCTTCAATGCACTAAAACTGttgttcattttatatttttaagtcagTTGGTGTCCTAAAAAGTATTGCTTGTTAAAGctaaatgtaagaaaataaacaatggaTCCAGACTTTAGATCAGTTCTAAATGATCTGACGACGAGCCCAAATCCTACATCCGTCAACAATTTTAAGAACTACAGATGACTGTGAAGGCAGATGGTATTATTAGTAAAGCCGAAACAGATGAGAAGTAACACTCCAATGTAAAACTTATCTTATATAATggataaaaatgctaaatttacaTGGAAAGACACAAAAGTGGCTCATTATAATAATTTGTGCAAATAATACAACTGGATTGCGGTTTTTTAACTGTAATCAGTCAATTGCACTGTAAGCAGAATATTAAAATTGTAAGTATGACACAAAGGTCTTGATGTGTTTCACAGGTTTTCCTAAAGAAACTGCAATCCACCAAAGCCACACCTGGAATGAGGCGCGTCGATCAACTAGCAGATCACCAGCGGCTGACCTCAATGCCCAACTACAGGTCCTATAGTGGTGGGTCCAGCAGATTGCCCTGTGGTAAGTGCTTTTAAATCTGCAGAAGCTAAACTGCAaaacttttttaatgttaatatttttgtatatttcagGTACAGCAGAGTTCATTCAAGGTTCTCAGTTAAATGCATTGTTTTAGGAAGAGTTTACTTCTTATATGATCTTACCTTGTGAAAGTATTCCTTCTATTTGAACTTTCATTAGCATTTCACACATTAATTGCATTTACAACAGAAAGTCTTTTGAGGTCCTTACCAGCTTTGCAGATCAAAAGAACACAACTTGTCAGTTGTGTTCTTTTGGTAAAAGCAAAGTCAGATTGGATGACTTTGActtagatctgaactttgactgggttCTTTTTAAACCTTAAAGGATAGTGTCCTGGGACTGTTGCAtatctgcttcaacacaccttaAACAGTGCGTTTATTGGTTGTCGTCTGCGGTACATCACTGTGTGCAGTCTAAAAGTTCAAGGAATgaagtttgacacctgtgctgtaAACCATTCCAGTGCAGCTGACTGTTTCTGACTCTGACTTTTTCCTGTCGGAAATATTTGTACAGAGTTTAAACAGAGATTGACTCTGTTTACTGGATAAGGGATTTAAGACAGTTGGTTGTATTGGATTGTACTTATCAGATTAACAGAGGTCTGAATCAAGACGGACATCACACTGTTGAAattcttttttacataaaaaaaaaaacatttttcagattttttcacttcataattatgcagtATTTTATGTTGGTGTTTGACACATTGAAGTTTGGtcataatataaacattttaaataccttcaagaataattaatatttcTGCAAAGTACTTTGATCTGGTTTCATGAAGACCAAGTAAACTTCTGCAGAAAATATGATGTGAAGGTTTAGCTCAGACAGCATCACTTTCAAGGTAAATTTGCACCATTAAACGGCAGCTTTGCATCTATATATCCCTGCCTTCAGAACTCTGTATTTACTTTGAAGTACTCTAGTGTTGATTTTCAATCAAAGAAAAAGAGGATCAGCATGTGGTAGTGAGCAGCAGTTCTCTTAAACTGATGCTGCAGGTTTTGTTGCACGTCTGGGCTGCAGCTTCCAGAAACAGAGCAGTTTGGAGCAGCTGCAAGCTCTTATTGGGACTCACTTGTTCATTTATAAGTAAATTGCTTAATCTTCCTGTTTCCGTCATTTCATAGCCTTTTAATTTCAGCTGTGCGTTTTTACTATGGTGCAAAAAATCAATACTtaagttgtaataataaaatgagTTGGTAAAGCCTGTGTGCTAAATGACTCACTTGTTACAAAACAATTGCTGTTTGTGTCTGAGTTTCCTAAGGGAATTCCTCTTGTTTTCCTCTCAGCGTTAATAAGACCCGGTCCAGTCATCTCCAGTGCAGCTCTCATTAACACCTACACCAGAAGGACATCTGTTCCTGGGTCAAGCATACGAAGTACTAGCAGTCCAGCCTGGCGTTAAGACCTCTGCTAATAAAGAgcaatttctttccttttcagcatatgactttcactttttgaTGTTGATTAATTTCTACAGTGCAAAGCTTAGAacatatttatgcttttattattatttcatgtaATTTACTCatgctgctctgtttgttttctgctcttcAACTATTTATCCATTTATGTTTTGATATCAAAGCCATTTGTAAATAACTACACTTACTTTAACCTTTTAATTCAGTCAGAAATCTtggctttaaaatgttaattgatGCTGTGGTTTGATATTGTCTGCAGagtaatttttaaacaataaagtgCAAATATGTTTTGGTATTTGTTACTGTTTACACGTGTGTGATTTGTGAtctaataaaacattgttttaaaccaGAATAAAGGAATTGCGTATTAATTTTTGGTTTATCCTGCTGACTGTTGAAGAAAAGAAGTCAAtaattttattgcagaaaagGCCATAACAATGGAGACGCAGAGCAGTTACGTTTTCTCATTTATGTGATGCAGTCTATCTTAAAATTATCCACGCTCCTTGAACATTAAACTACAAAACTCAATGTGTTTTAATTgtatgtaatagaccaacataaagtagcatGATTCATGAGTTTACaaatgctttacaaataaaaatctgaaaagagtgACATGCATAGTTATAAGCGCCTTTACTTTGATACCTTCAAAGTAAAATGAGTTGCTTTCGGAAATCATCTGTCATGTAATCTTATGTCTTCATCATCAGGAAGACTAAGAACCACATGACACGTCAGGGACAAAGTTGTGGAGGAATTTAAAGCGTAGGTTATGAAATAATATCCCTACCTTTAGAGATCCCATGGAGTACTGCTCAGTTGATGATTTAGCAGTGCACATCAGCCACAGTACAGCATTGTGATAAAATAGCTGAGTTTTGATATGTGAGGGCATGACACATTTTAGACTTCCCAACAATGTTGTCATGGTCTATCACACAAATTGTGCATAATGTGggaattgcaaaaaaaaattaaggtgTGTCAGTACTTTTGTAGGGCTCCTCTTTTGGGACCTTGTTTCAATGAAGACACCAGGAAAACCACAGTTGGCAATAAATGATGTATTCACCATAACCTTTTCAATAATTAGGCAGCTGGGTCGGGGCACACTTGCTCCATAAATACTTTGTTACTGGTCTTCACATCAGTAACAAAGTAACCCAAACATACCAGGGAAAAGTGGTGCTTTTAAGGACAACAGAGAGACTGGAGTATAGACTGAGTCTTTAttcttaataaattaatgtttaaggTGGTCACAGCATATCATAAGGGCCTCGGCCCCTCCTTAACACTAACAGGAGGAACGTTTGGCCTGTATCATAATCTGTTATCACATCACGTCCACCAGCTGTTGAAACCTAGAGACTTCCTTTTAGCAGATGGTTGATAATGTTATATATACACATTTCTGATGAGGCATAAACCCAGGTCAAGTACACCTATCCGATCTCCCCCAGCTGCTGCACAGGAAACATAGCCTACAAACCCAGATTCTTAATTCACCAGGTCGGTGTCACcatatcacaaaaaaaataataagacttGAACAAAGAATGGATTTCCTTGAGGTTTTGGGAGAGTGTGCTTATTTGGTGAACTTCTTGATCTCGTCATACAGCACCAGCACAAAAGCACCACCCATGCCTCTGATCACATTGGACCAGGCTCCCTTGAAGAAGGCCCGACCTCCCTCATCTTTGAGGATCTTCTTCCAGCAGTCAATTGTGCCCTTGTACATAATATCAGCTGTGGGAATTCAAACATCACCATTAATATCCACATAATAGTGTGTAATTCTCCCGTTGTTGTTATGCGTAAGGAACGTtcacaagaaaaagagaaacttaCCTCCTTTACGTCCTGACTGCATCATCATGCGACGTCTGACGGTGTCAAAAGGATATGAGACGAGACCTGCTACAGCCGTGACAGTCTGGGCGATCATCCAGCTGACAAATATGTGTGTGTTCTTGGGATCTGGCAGCATGCCTGCATGAGGGAAGTCAAAGCAAATAAATGTATACACACATCTGCTAAAACAGATAGCCTCAAGATGCAATTTTGACCTCAAGGTGC
Proteins encoded in this region:
- the cfap97 gene encoding cilia- and flagella-associated protein 97; this translates as MYTSSELEGEVDHSFFDSDGDCGRNVGEKREKDLKMKKRISSTLQRESVKHSGHLAVDLHSRTEKTKRHLKEVENKSGNKTDASSISFMQDEPIHEGKDELNLHSKRASGAFMTMLADIPNDGDNQRWNDTRKSALAFPANSNEQLPRKLVKNQHPKNSPPTSNEASTDADSESSVSSQRGILNSSNLSKPTKSFVRRKTRGTRRGSTESQDLPNMSTDESDGSVTDVSPLSSPDSGSLQSLSSEAEKEGHEAQQEPKTLPSGAFSNVHQAVDSNPDLNECSSGLESHLEQKMVLQISGGIVRKNFSFSNSEVRRIDIENKRLLQALSNISSGSRAEKLSKKSTCPPKGSSVTFYAHNAQNRDRQQRRIQQENLVFLKKLQSTKATPGMRRVDQLADHQRLTSMPNYRSYSGGSSRLPCALIRPGPVISSAALINTYTRRTSVPGSSIRSTSSPAWR